From Coffea arabica cultivar ET-39 chromosome 10e, Coffea Arabica ET-39 HiFi, whole genome shotgun sequence, one genomic window encodes:
- the LOC140015391 gene encoding pyrophosphate--fructose 6-phosphate 1-phosphotransferase subunit alpha-like: MDSDFGIARELSDLQKLRAQYQPQLPPCLEGTTVRVEFGDGTTAADPHGAHTISRSFPHSYGQPLAHFLRATAKVPDAQIITDHPPIRVGLVFCGRQSPGGHNVVWGLHDALKVHNANSTLLGFLGGSEGLFAQKTLEITDDILATYKNQGGYDLLGRTKDQIRTTEQVNAAMAACKALKLDGLVVIGGVTSNTDAAQLAETFAEAKCQTKVVGVPVTLNGDLKNQFVETNVGFDTICKVNSQLISNVCTDALSAEKYYYFIRLMGRKASQVALECTLQSHPNMVILGEEVAASKLTLFDITKQICDAVQARAEQDKYHGVILLPEGLIESIPEVYALLQEIHGLLRQGVSADSISSQLTPWASALFEFLPPFIRKQLLLFPESDDSAQLSQIETEKLLAHLVEAEINRRLKDGTYKGKKFNAICHFFGYQARGSLPSKFDCDYAYVLGHICYHILAAGLNGYMATVTNLKNPVNKWKCGAAPITAMMTVKRYGRGPGTQSLGKPALHPATVDLKGKAYELLRQNATKFLMDDVYRNPGPLQFDGPGADAKSVTLCVEDQDYMGRIKRLQEYLEKVRTIVKPGCSQDVLKAALSAMSSVTDILSVMSTPSNSGNMPF; this comes from the exons ATGGATTCGGACTTCGGAATAGCAAGAGAACTTTCTGATCTGCAAAAGCTTCGCGCTCAGTATCAGCCACAGCTCCCTCCCTGCCTTGAG GGAACTACTGTTCGAGTGGAGTTTGGCGATGGCACTACTGCTGCTGACCCGCACGGGGCTCACACTATCAGTCGCTCCTTTCCTCACAGCTATGGTCAGCCTCTGGCTCACTTTCTCAGGGCTACTGCCAAGGTCCCTGATGCTCAGATCATCACTGACCACCCGCCTATTCG GGTGGGATTAGTTTTCTGCGGTAGACAGTCTCCTGGTGGACATAATGTCGTTTGGGGACTTCACGATGCTCTCAAAGTTCATAATGCTAACAGCACTTTGCTTGGATTTTTGG GTGGTTCTGAAGGTCTATTTGCACAGAAGACTCTTGAAATTACCGATGACATCCTTGCTACATATAAAAATCAAG GTGGTTATGATCTACTTGGACGGACAAAAGATCAAATAAGGACTACTGAGCAGGTGAATGCAGCAATGGCTGCATGCAAAGCTTTAAAGTTGGACGGCCTTGTTGTTATTGGAG GGGTAACTTCAAACACAGATGCTGCTCAGCTTGCAGAAACTTTTGCAGAAGCAAAATGCCAAACAAAG GTTGTGGGTGTCCCAGTCACGctaaatggagatctcaagaaCCAATTTGTAGAAACTAATGTTGGTTTTGACACTATATGCAAG GTTAATTCCCAGCTTATTAGCAATGTTTGTACTGATGCACTCTCTGCTGAGAAG TATTATTATTTCATCCGACTTATGGGCCGAAAGGCATCACAAGTTGCTTTGGAATGCACTCTTCAGTCACACCCAAATATG GTGATTCTCGGTGAGGAAGTGGCTGCATCGAAACTTACACTTTTTGACATCACAAAACAAATTTGTGACGCTGTTCAAGCTAGGGCTGAACAAG ATAAATATCATGGTGTCATTCTGCTGCCAGAGGGGCTTATAGAAAGTATTCCTGAAGTGTATGCTTTATTACAG GAAATCCATGGGTTGCTTAGACAAGGTGTTTCTGCTGATAGCATTTCCTCTCAACTGACCCCCTGGGCATCTGCATTATTTGAGTTCTTACCACCTTTCATAAGGAAACAG CTCCTACTCTTTCCAGAATCTGATGATTCCGCACAGCTATCCCAG ATTGAGACAGAGAAACTTCTTGCGCATCTCGTGGAAGCTGAAATCAATAGGCGATTG AAAGATGGAActtataaaggaaaaaaatttaatgcCATTTGCCACTTCTTTGGTTATCAAGCTCGAGGGTCACTGCCATCAAAGTTTGATTGCGATTATGCCTAT GTTCTTGGTCACATCTGCTACCATATTCTGGCTGCTGGGTTGAATGGTTACATGGCAACTGTAACTAATCTTAAAAATCCTGTAAACAAGTGGAAATGTGGCGCCGCTCCAATTACT GCTATGATGACCGTTAAGCGCTATGGTCGTGGTCCTGGAACACAGTCCCTTGGAAAACCTGCTCTGCATCCTGCTACTGTTGATCTGAAAGGCAAAGCATACGA GTTGTTGAGACAAAATGCGACAAAGTTTTTGATGGATGATGTCTACAGAAATCCAGGACCCCTTCAATTTGATGGTCCTGGTGCAGATGCAAAGTCTGTAACCTTATGTGTTGAAGACCAGGACTATATGGGCCGCATCAAACGGTTGCAAGAATATCTTGAAAAG GTGCGCACTATTGTGAAACCTGGGTGCTCACAAGATGTTCTGAAAGCTGCTCTGAGTGCCATGTCTTCTGTGACGGACATTCTATCCGTGATGTCAACACCGTCAAACAGTGGAAACATGCCCTTTTGA
- the LOC140015430 gene encoding protein PIN-LIKES 3-like: MLVCFVDWMVDAIRYPCSLLHQDQAWSGQFIICSTPLRDMTFILLLIKAASQMGLLDLFSAASIPVLKVLLVTALGSYLALDRVNILGEDARKHLNSIVFYVFNPAIVSSNLAKTITYDSMVKLWFMPFNILITFLVGSVLGWLVIQMTRAPRHLHGLVIGCCAAGNLGNMLLIIIPAVCKEKGSPFGAPDVCHSYGMAYASLSMVVCLYQLFQFKGSRWEHDWYGVIGAIFLWSYVYNTMRISSSKSSKEVEISDSSVIKSPRESYVSPPGSCTDPLLHSDKLEGFEDYPDQLALPSFRLEDIAQESLWDKIKQHVEMVVRKVNLKRLFAPSTTGAIVGFVVGLVPQFRRFIIGDAAPLRAIHDTALLLGDGAIPALTLIMGGNLLKGLQVAGVPKSLVAGILIARYIVLPMIGVAAVKVALQFGLVHNNPLYQFVLLLQYAVPPAMNIGTITQLFGAGESECSVIMLWTYALASVALTFWSTFFLWLVT, translated from the exons ATGCTCGTATGCTTTGTGGACTGGATGGTGGATGCAATACGATATCCATGTTCTTTATTGCATCAAGATCAAGCTTGGTCGGGCCAATTTATCATCTGTTCAACTCCTCTACGCGACATGACCTTCATACTTTTAC TTATAAAAGCAGCCAGCCAGATGGGGCTTTTGGATCTTTTCAGCGCTGCATCCATTCCAGTCCTCAAAGTCCTTTTGGTGACCGCACTTGGTTCGTATCTTGCACTGGATCGAGTCAACATATTAGGGGAGGACGCAAGGAAGCACTTGAATAGT ATTGTATTTTATGTCTTCAATCCAGCGATCGTGTCAAGCAACTTAGCAAAGACAATAACATATGATAGCATGGTTAAGTT GTGGTTCATGCCTTTCAATATCCTTATTACATTCCTTGTTGGTTCAGTTCTTGGGTGGCTGGTCATTCAAATGACAAGAGCTCCTCGACATCTTCATGGGCTTGTTATTGGATGCTGTGCTGCAG GAAATTTAGGAAACATGCTTCTCATTATAATTCCAGCAGTTTGTAAAGAGAAAGGAAGCCCTTTTGGAGCTCCTGATGTTTGTCATTCATATGGAATGGCATATGCTTCTCTTTCAATGGTGGTATGTCTCTATCAGTTGTTCCAGTTTAAGGGAAGCAGATGGGAACATGACTGGTA TGGTGTG ATAGGAGCCATCTTCCTGTGGTCTTACGTCTATAATACCATGCGCATATCCTCGAGCAAGAGCTCAAAGGAAGTAGAAATAAGTGACTCCTCTGTCATTAAGTCACCAAGGGAAAGCTACGTATCACCTCCTGGGAGTTGCACAGACCCGTTGCTTCATTCTGACAAATTAGAAGGATTTGAGGACTATCCAGATCAGCTTGCTTTACCTTCCTTTAGACTTGAGGACATAGCTCAG GAATCACTTTGGGATAAGATCAAGCAACATGTGGAAATGGTTGTAAGAAAGGTCAACCTCAAGAGGTTATTTGCACCTTCAACTACTGGAGCA ATTGTTGGTTTTGTAGTTGGACTTGTACCTCAGTTTCGAAGGTTTATTATAGGTGATGCAGCGCCTCTTCGTGCGATCCATGACACTGCACTTTTGCTGGG GGATGGAGCCATCCCAGCTCTTACATTAATTATGGGAGGGAACCTCTTAAAAG GTTTACAAGTTGCAGGAGTTCCCAAGTCTCTTGTTGCTGGAATTCTAATTGCACGATACATTGTCTTGCCTATGATAGGCGTTGCTGCTGTGAAAGTTGCACTTCAATTTGGATTGGTGCACAATAATCCACTGTATCAGTTTGTTCTTTTGCTTCAGTATGCGGTTCCTCCTGCAATGAACATTG GTACAATAACTCAGCTGTTTGGTGCTGGTGAAAGTGAATGCTCTGTTATTATGCTATGGACTTATGCTTTGGCTTCAGTAGCGCTTACGTTCTGGTCAACTTTCTTCTTGTGGCTGGTGACTTGA
- the LOC140015015 gene encoding uncharacterized protein gives MDKSDVEMEDAGKMPQEGLSHETKSDDALGTPDAHVNKPQGQQLPSHQTSPELQGNAEAAADPLAHEEHGEPNVQLEVDRPTNIKAKGSDLNMSKIEAEDGSFAGGSEVDGSNGAKAQSEEPNKDNKEVDTTEEPNEDNPSGALEEPNKEATNKAEAAEEEEQLVAETRMKVVSSAAKEETSPENSNEVEDAVDSLFEDQKAFEKADEPKNHTQNGQLPFQLPVSEVPPKKKEAADEAPQGEGEEMVKGSAEDFLENETEDTLNGHKEPGVKSVLPATVSDDNVKLGDKTATRITKPEAGDAPAVNKRQPATPDLPMKYSSKRSGSHSGEASKHVAKDAQMLEGDDGTPEEQAAFVKELETFYRERGMDFKPPKFYGQPLNLCKLWRSVIRLGGYDLVTGSKLWRQVGESFHPPKTCTTVSWTFRIFYEKSLLEYERYKIQSGELQFPVAAVPESAGADNEGNGYQASGSGRARRDAAARAMQGWHVQRLFGYGEVGEPIVKDKSPNNMQKRENKVKSIGSLKQKRTSEMELPVKAQRTETYRQLVTTVVDVGPPADWVKINVRETKDCFEVYALVPGLLREEVRVQSDPAGRLVITGQPEQPDNPWGITAFKKVVSLPARIDPLQTSAVVSLHGRLYVRVPFEQANT, from the exons ATGGATAAAAGTGATGTGGAGATGGAAGATGCAGGAAAAATGCCCCAGGAGGGGTTAAGTCACGAAACCAAATCTGATGACGCACTTGGTACTCCAGATGCACATGTCAACAAGCCTCAGGGTCAACAACTTCCCTCCCACCAAACCTCTCCTGAATTACAGGGAAACGCTGAAGCTGCAGCTGATCCTCTTGCCCACGAGGAACACGGTGAGCCCAATGTTCAACTGGAGGTGGACCGACCAACCAACATCAAGGCCAAAGGAAGCGACCTAAACATGTCCAAAATTGAAGCTGAGGATGGAAGTTTTGCCGGCGGTTCTGAGGTTGACGGCTCAAATGGTGCTAAAGCTCAGTCAGAGGAACCAAACAAGGATAATAAGGAGGTTGATACGACAGAGGAACCTAACGAAGATAACCCCAGTGGTGCATTGGAGGAACCAAACAAGGAGGCCACCAACAAGGCAGAAGCGGCAGAGGAAGAGGAGCAATTGGTTGCTGAAACCAGAATGAAGGTCGTTTCGAGTGCAGCAAAAgaagaaacctcccctgaaaaTAGCAATGAGGTTGAAGATGCTGTTGACAGTCTCTTCGAGGACCAAAAGGCTTTTGAAAAGGCCGACGAGCCAAAGAACCATACCCAGAATGGACAACTGCCCTTTCAATTACCAGTGAGTGAGGTTCCTCCCAAAAAGAAAGAAGCTGCGGATGAGGCTCCTCAGGGTGAGGGTGAAGAAATGGTGAAAGGTTCGGCAGAAGATTTTCTTGAGAATGAGACTGAAGATACCCTAAATGGACACAAAGAACCCGGTGTTAAATCAGTCCTTCCGGCTACAGTATCTGATGACAATGTCAAGTTGGGTGACAAGACAGCGACCAGAATAACTAAACCAGAAGCAGGTGACGCTCCAGCTGTAAATAAGCGTCAGCCAGCTACACCTGATTTACCTATGAAATATTCAAGCAAGAGGTCTGGAAGTCATAGTGGGGAAGCATCGAAACATGTAGCTAAGGATGCCcag ATGCTTGAGGGTGACGATGGAACACCAGAGGAACAAGCGGCATTTGTAAAGGAACTTGAAACTTTTTACAGGGAGAGGGGAATGGATTTTAAACCACCCAAGTTTTATGGGCAGCCTCTTAACCTTTGCAA GTTATGGAGATCTGTCATTAGATTGGGCGGCTATGATCTG GTCACTGGATCCAAGTTGTGGCGGCAAGTTGGTGAATCCTTTCATCCTCCCAA GACTTGCACTACAGTTTCCTGGACATTCCGCATTTTCTATGAGAAG TCTCTTTTAGAATATGAAAGGTATAAGATACAAAGTGGTGAGCTCCAGTTCCCTGTTGCTGCTGTCCCTGAATCAGCTGGTGCTGACAATGAG GGCAATGGTTACCAAGCTTCAGGATCTGGTAGGGCAAGAAGAGATGCTGCTGCTCGTGCTATGCAAGGTTGGCATGTTCAACGACTTTTTGGATATGGTGAGGTTGGCGAGCCTATTGTAAAG GATAAAAGTCCCAACAATATGCAGAAGCGTGAAAACAAAGTGAAAAGCATTG GCTCACTTAAACAGAAGAGAACAAGTGAGATGGAGCTTCCTGTGAAGGCCCAGAGAACTGAAACTTACAGGCA ATTGGTCACAACAGTAGTTGATGTTGGCCCTCCTGCTGATTGGGTGAAGATAAATGTTCGTGAAACT AAAGATTGCTTTGAAGTTTATGCTCTTGTCCCAGGGCTTTTGCGTGAAGAG GTGCGAGTCCAATCTGATCCAGCTGGACGGCTGGTCATTACTGGTCAGCCTGAGCAACCTGATAATCCATGGGGTATTACGGCCTTCAAGAAG GTGGTGAGCTTGCCCGCTAGAATTGATCCACTCCAGACTTCTGCTGTCGTTAGCCTGCACGGACGGCTCTATGTTCGAGTCCCTTTTGAGCAGGCTAATACCTAA
- the LOC113712221 gene encoding 3-hydroxy-3-methylglutaryl coenzyme A reductase 1 produces MDVRRRPPKPSGPPTNSLDHQQNKGSSSASARVLDRSPSPTPKASDALPLPLYLTNCIFFTLFFSVAYYLLHRWRDKIRNSTPLQVLTLSDLAAILSLIASFIYLLGFFGIDFVQSFIARPSNDHWDVDVEDERFILDEDRRPRRLPSVVSATPISPSPAPKLMEGPPPTTTTPLGISHPPCPKEEEADEELVNSVVSGDIPSYSLESTLGDCLRAASIRREAVQRITGRSLSGLPLDGFDYDSILGQCCEMPVGYVQIPVGIAGPLLLNGCEYSVPMATTEGCLVASTNRGCKAIYASGGATGILLRDGMTRAPVVRFPTAKRATDLKFFLEDPLNFDTLALVFNKSSRFARLQGIQCSIAGKNLYIRFSCSTGDAMGMNMVSKGVQNVLDFLRSDFCDMDVIGISGNFCSDKKPAAVNWIEGRGKSVVCEATISEEVVNKVLKTTVPALVELNMLKNLAGSAVAGALGGFNAHAANIVSAVFIATGQDPAQNIESSHCITMMEAVNNGKDLHISVTMPSIEVGTVGGGTQLASQSACLNLLGVKGASKESPGSNARLLATIVAGAVLAGELSLMSAIAAGQLVKSHMKYNRSSRDVTKIAS; encoded by the exons ATGGATGTCCGCCGCAGGCCGCCAAAGCCTTCTGGTCCTCCAACCAACTCACTTGACCACCAGCAGAACAAGGGTTCCTCCTCCGCATCCGCCAGAGTCCTGGATCGGTCCCCTTCACCAACCCCCAAGGCCTCCGATGCCCTCCCCCTCCCTCTCTACCTAACCAACTGCATTTTCTTTACCCTCTTCTTCTCCGTCGCCTACTACCTCCTCCACCGCTGGCGTGACAAGATCCGCAACTCCACCCCTCTCCAAGTCCTTACCCTCTCCGACCTCGCCGCCATTCTCTCTCTCATCGCCTCCTTCATTTATTTGTTAGGTTTTTTCGGTATTGATTTTGTTCAATCCTTCATTGCCCGCCCCTCTAACGACCACTGGGACGTCGACGTTGAGGACGAAAGATTCATCCTCGACGAAGATCGTCGCCCCCGCCGCCTTCCCTCCGTCGTCTCCGCCACccccatttccccttccccagcGCCTAAGTTAATGGAGGGCCCtccccccaccaccaccacccccctCGGCATCAGCCACCCCCCTTGCcccaaagaagaagaagcagacgAGGAGCTCGTCAACTCTGTGGTTTCCGGCGATATCCCTTCCTACTCCTTGGAATCAACTTTAGGAGATTGTCTCCGAGCGGCCTCCATTCGCCGAGAGGCGGTGCAGAGGATTACTGGGAGGTCGCTTTCCGGTTTGCCGCTGGACGGGTTTGATTATGACTCTATTCTGGGGCAGTGTTGCGAGATGCCTGTTGGATACGTGCAGATTCCGGTGGGCATTGCTGGCCCCCTGTTGCTCAACGGCTGCGAGTACTCGGTGCCAATGGCCACTACGGAGGGCTGTTTGGTAGCCAGTACCAACAGAGGTTGCAAGGCCATCTATGCATCCGGAGGAGCCACCGGTATCCTGTTGAGAGATGGGATGACCAGAGCCCCTGTTGTCAGGTTCCCCACTGCCAAAAGGGCCACTGACTTGAAGTTCTTCTTGGAGGACCCTCTTAATTTCGATACATTGGCGCTCGTTTTTAACAA GTCAAGCAGATTTGCTAGGCTTCAGGGTATTCAATGCTCTATTGCAGGAAAAAATCTATATATCAGATTTAGCTGCAGCACTGGAGATGCTATGGGAATGAACATGGTGTCTAAAGGTGTTCAGAATGTTCTGGACTTCCTTCGTAGTGATTTTTGCGATATGGATGTTATTGGTATCTCAG GGAATTTTTGTTCTGATAAAAAACCTGCTGCTGTAAATTGGATTGAAGGACGCGGAAAGTCGGTTGTTTGTGAGGCAACCATTAGTGAAGAGGTAGTCAACAAGGTACTGAAAACCACCGTACCAGCACTTGTCGAGCTTAACATGCTCAAGAACCTTGCTGGTTCTGCAGTAGCTGGTGCTCTTGGTGGGTTCAATGCGCATGCTGCCAATATCGTCTCTGCAGTTTTTATAGCTACTGGCCAGGATCCAGCACAAAACATTGAAAGTTCTCACTGCATCACTATGATGGAGGCTGTCAACAATGGGAAGGATCTTCACATCTCCGTCACAATGCCTTCCATTGAG GTTGGTACTGTAGGTGGTGGGACTCAACTTGCTTCTCAGTCGGCATGCCTCAACTTGCTTGGGGTGAAGGGGGCAAGTAAAGAGTCGCCAGGATCAAATGCCAGGTTGCTAGCCACGATTGTTGCCGGTGCAGTACTTGCCGGGGAGCTATCACTGATGTCAGCCATTGCAGCTGGGCAGCTGGTCAAAAGTCACATGAAATACAACAGATCAAGCAGGGATGTCACCAAAATCGCCTCGTAG